GCCGCCATCGTGATCAGCAAACCCGGCCGCAATATCCGCGCTGCCGAAGCCGATCAGTACATTGCCGGTCTCATGATCATGAACGATATGAGCGCTCGCAGACTGCAGATGGAAGAGATGCTCCTCAACCTCGGGCCCTGCAAAGGCAAAGACTTTTCCACCGTGATCGGACCCTGGCTGGTAACACTGGATGAGCTGGAACAATTTGAGATCCCTGCCAAAGAAAATCATACAGGCAAGTGCTGGAACCTTCGCATGCAATGCCGCGTAAATGGTGTACAGGTGAGCGATGGCAATATCGGTGATATGGACTGGACCTTTGCCGAGATCATCGAAAGAGCTTCCTACGGCGTTACCCTGCATGCAGGTGATGTGATCGGAAGTGGCACCGTAGGCACCGGCTGCTTCCTGGAACTCAATGGTACCGGTAAACTCAACGATCCCAATTACCAGGAGCAATGGTTACAGGAAGGCGATGTGGTGGAAATGGAGATCGATGGACTGGGCATCCTCAGCAATACCATCGTACGCGAAGACGACAACTTCTCCATCCTGGCACAAAAGAAAAATGTAACGAAGGCAAACTAACGCGATATGATCATCGATCTCAAGAATATCTCTACTGTTGAAAGACAGAATTACCTGCAACACGCTATCGCGCCAAGACCGATCTGTTTCGCCAGCACTATCGGTGCAGATGGACAGGTGAACCTGAGCCCCTTCAGTTTTTTCAATCTCTTCTCTTCCAATCCCCCGGTGGTGATCTTTTCACCGGCACGCCGTGTGCGCGACAATACCACCAAGCACACACTGCAAAATGTATTGGAAGTTCCGGAAGTGGTGATCAATATCGTGGACTACGATATGGTGCAGCAGACCAGCCTCGCCAGTTGCGAGTTTCCCCGAAACATCAATGAGTTTGGCCCTTCCGGCTTTACGCCCGAACCTGCCACTCTCGTAAAACCTCCGATGGTGAAGGAAAGTAAAGTGAAGATGGAATGCCATGTAATGGAGATCAAACCGCTCGGTACGGAAGGCGGCGCCGGCAATCTCGTGATCTGCGAAGTGCTGCGCATGCATATCCACGATAGTATCCTCAACGAAAAGAATTTCATCGACCAGCGCAAGCTGCACCATGTGGCCCGCCTTGGCGGCGACTGGTACTGCAAAGTGGATGAAAGCAATCTTTTCCAGGTGGAAAAGCCGAATGTAAAACTGGGGATCGGTATCGATGCCTTACCTGCGCATATCCGCAGCAGTAAGATCCTGAATGGTAATAACCTGGGACAACTCGGCAATGTGCATGAAATGCCCATCATCGATCCATCTTTCCATGATGATACCCTGAAGAATATTTTCCAGTATTATTCCGTGAACCCGGATGAGATGGAAAAAGAACTGCATACCTACGCCAAACAACTCCTGGACCAGGGCAAAGTGCAGGACGCCTGGCAGATCCTCCTCGCTACCAATTAAGCATTGACATAAAAAAACAGTCCTGAAGGAACTTCGGGACTGTTTAAAATTTCTTTGTACGAAACCTTACCAACAGTACAGGGTCATCAATAGGTACAAATTTTACAAGTCGTTTCTTAGGATACTTGGATCAGCGGGCTATTGGATTTCGAGTGTTCTATTGACTGAACCGGGACGATAATCTGGTTGTTCGGACATTGGTTCTCTAATTCCCCGTTGGTTAGGCGGGTTTGGTTTTTTCGTCAGGATGTTGGACTTCGGTCGCTCGGTCGGTTTTTCGCTTTGGATATTGGCGTCCTTGTTTCAATCAATCAACAGTACAAACATAAAATCAAACGCTTCCGTTTGCAAGAGCATATTTGCTTTATTTTAAGAATTCAGTATTTACAGCAGCTATCGTAATTCTACTTTTCCGTATTTTAGTACAACTACCCAATCTTTCCCTGGCCATGATAAAGCGTATATATTTATAGTTGTAATCAACAGTTGTACATTTTTAAACATCTTGTCATATGTTGCTGGAAAACAAAACAGTGCTGATAACGGGCGGAAGCCGTGGCATCGGAAAATCCATAGCCATTCGGCTGGCAAAGGAAGGAGCCAATATTGCGATCGTTGGAAAGACCACTGAGCCACATCCCAAACTGGAGGGAACCATCTTTACTGCTGCGGAAGAAATTGCGGCTGCAGGTAAGGGTAATGTGCTGCCGCTTGCAGGGGATGTAAGGAGTGAAGAGAGCATCCAGCAAGTGGTAAATGACACGGTAGCAAAGTTTGGCGGCATAGACATTCTCGTGAATAATGCAAGCGCCATCAATCTTTCCTCCACCGAACAACTGGAACCCAAGCGCTGGGACCTGATG
This portion of the Pseudobacter ginsenosidimutans genome encodes:
- a CDS encoding flavin reductase family protein, whose protein sequence is MIIDLKNISTVERQNYLQHAIAPRPICFASTIGADGQVNLSPFSFFNLFSSNPPVVIFSPARRVRDNTTKHTLQNVLEVPEVVINIVDYDMVQQTSLASCEFPRNINEFGPSGFTPEPATLVKPPMVKESKVKMECHVMEIKPLGTEGGAGNLVICEVLRMHIHDSILNEKNFIDQRKLHHVARLGGDWYCKVDESNLFQVEKPNVKLGIGIDALPAHIRSSKILNGNNLGQLGNVHEMPIIDPSFHDDTLKNIFQYYSVNPDEMEKELHTYAKQLLDQGKVQDAWQILLATN
- a CDS encoding fumarylacetoacetate hydrolase family protein, which translates into the protein MKLVSYLFNEQDRLAMYVDGILYDLEELHPDLPQSMAMFLHYWDDAYPMALKVEKNIKDGKVSPSKGFDYKSAHILAPVPNPPSCRDGYAFRQHVAAARRNRKVPMIEEFDQYPIIYMTNHLSIQGPGDVHCMPDHFEKLDFELEAAIVISKPGRNIRAAEADQYIAGLMIMNDMSARRLQMEEMLLNLGPCKGKDFSTVIGPWLVTLDELEQFEIPAKENHTGKCWNLRMQCRVNGVQVSDGNIGDMDWTFAEIIERASYGVTLHAGDVIGSGTVGTGCFLELNGTGKLNDPNYQEQWLQEGDVVEMEIDGLGILSNTIVREDDNFSILAQKKNVTKAN